A stretch of Chloroflexota bacterium DNA encodes these proteins:
- a CDS encoding radical SAM protein, with product MPVVSVESGYIALYHSGELERRARALEARLASCDICPRECRVNRLEAELGFCHSGRLPIVSAVCRHQGEEPAISGTRGSGTIFFGNCNMRCVYCQNYQISQNWKAQESKGIDCHALAERMLYLQDELGCHNINFVSPAHFVPQLVRAVLDAVPMGLRVPLVYNTNGYDSVASLRELDGIISIYLPDLRYASDDWAEKFSSAPDYVARARRAIREMYRQVGDLAVDESGLARKGLIVRHLILPNGLAGSEESLDWLARELSPTVTVSMMSQYLPLHRAPRIPLLSRTISVAEYERVIQLLDSLGLENGWVQEMGAAENYLPDFEREGHPFPPPLR from the coding sequence ATGCCTGTGGTATCTGTGGAATCAGGATACATTGCCTTATACCACTCTGGTGAATTGGAGCGCCGTGCCCGTGCCCTTGAAGCCCGGTTAGCCTCCTGTGATATCTGCCCCAGGGAATGCAGGGTAAACCGGCTAGAAGCTGAACTGGGCTTCTGCCATTCTGGCCGTCTCCCGATAGTCTCGGCGGTGTGCCGTCATCAGGGAGAGGAACCGGCTATTTCGGGGACCAGAGGGTCAGGAACAATATTCTTTGGCAACTGTAATATGAGATGCGTCTATTGCCAGAACTACCAGATAAGTCAGAACTGGAAAGCGCAAGAGTCAAAGGGGATTGACTGCCACGCCCTGGCTGAAAGGATGCTCTATCTCCAGGATGAGCTGGGCTGCCACAATATTAACTTCGTTTCACCGGCTCATTTTGTGCCCCAGCTTGTTCGGGCAGTCCTGGATGCGGTGCCCATGGGGCTCCGCGTTCCACTGGTCTACAACACTAACGGGTATGATTCCGTTGCTTCTCTAAGAGAGCTGGACGGCATAATAAGTATCTATCTGCCGGACCTGAGATATGCCTCCGATGATTGGGCCGAAAAGTTCTCGTCTGCGCCGGACTATGTGGCGCGGGCCCGTCGGGCCATCAGGGAGATGTACAGGCAAGTTGGGGACCTGGCGGTGGACGAATCTGGCCTGGCGAGAAAGGGACTCATTGTGCGCCATCTTATTCTGCCCAACGGCCTGGCGGGGAGTGAGGAATCGCTGGACTGGCTGGCCCGCGAGCTTTCTCCAACGGTGACGGTCAGCATGATGTCCCAGTATCTACCATTGCACCGCGCGCCACGAATACCGTTGCTTTCCCGGACAATTTCCGTGGCTGAGTATGAAAGGGTCATCCAGCTCCTTGATAGCTTAGGACTTGAAAACGGCTGGGTACAGGAAATGGGGGCAGCCGAAAACTACCTCCCTGATTTTGAACGAGAAGGCCACCCTTTTCCCCCGCCCCTTAGATAA
- the maf gene encoding septum formation inhibitor Maf produces the protein MKAIILASASPRRKELLEQIGLSFRVEPSNYQENIRFDLEPHDLARALSLEKARLVARNHRNALVIAADTFIVFEGKILGKPRTETEAKKMLETMSGKPHSVITGFTIIDADSNKTVSRSVETRVHLRELSSNEIDAYVRSKEPLDKAGAYAIQGLGSVIVERIEGDYFNVMGLPLSALAESLKEFGVHVL, from the coding sequence ATGAAGGCAATAATACTGGCCTCGGCATCCCCAAGAAGAAAGGAATTGCTGGAGCAAATCGGCCTGAGCTTCAGGGTCGAACCCAGCAACTATCAGGAGAACATACGCTTTGATTTGGAACCGCATGACCTGGCAAGAGCGCTATCCCTGGAAAAGGCCAGGCTGGTTGCCCGAAACCACAGGAATGCCCTGGTCATTGCGGCGGATACTTTTATTGTCTTTGAAGGTAAGATACTGGGCAAGCCGCGCACTGAAACCGAGGCCAAAAAAATGCTGGAAACAATGAGTGGGAAGCCCCATTCGGTTATTACCGGTTTCACTATTATAGATGCCGATAGCAACAAGACAGTATCAAGGTCGGTAGAGACAAGGGTCCACCTCAGAGAACTGAGCTCAAATGAGATTGATGCCTATGTCAGGTCGAAAGAGCCGCTAGATAAGGCTGGCGCCTATGCCATTCAAGGACTGGGCTCGGTTATCGTAGAAAGAATTGAAGGCGATTATTTCAATGTAATGGGGCTTCCCTTGAGCGCCCTGGCAGAGAGTTTGAAAGAGTTCGGCGTCCACGTACTGTAG
- a CDS encoding NAD(P)/FAD-dependent oxidoreductase, translating to MTTKPVIVVGAGAGGMMAAGRAAELGANVILLEKTTCPGSKIAISGKTRCNLTNAKELDDFIAMYGPNGRFLYSAFHCFFRDDLLAFLRRYGVETKGERGGRVFPASDDARDVVKAFRQYMADYGVQLRTDTRVTGIQVDSGGVVGVQTEEGTLPATAVVLATGGASYPETGSTGDGYRLAAALGHTITKLRPALVPLVVHEVQWAKSMQGVSLRNVRLTAYQCPAEEINPSLTLTNDRGRGTSGRQSPWPIIQSRMGEMMITHFGIGGPITLLMSLAIVDALEKGPVSVSIDLKPALDEKQLRQRLQGDFDRYGKRSYGHILRGLLPRKLVEPFVHMTAIPPDRPGNQISADERERLLLLLKSLRFNIKGPLPMASAMVTAGGVSLREINPRTMASRLVEGLYFCGEVMDLDGDTGGYNLQAAFSTGYVAGEEAALRAAGS from the coding sequence GTGACCACCAAGCCTGTCATCGTAGTCGGCGCCGGGGCAGGTGGTATGATGGCCGCCGGCAGAGCTGCAGAGCTGGGTGCCAACGTCATCCTGCTGGAGAAGACCACATGCCCTGGTAGCAAAATCGCTATAAGTGGGAAGACACGCTGCAACCTGACCAACGCCAAAGAGCTGGATGACTTTATCGCCATGTACGGCCCCAACGGCCGTTTTCTCTATAGCGCCTTCCACTGCTTCTTTCGCGATGATTTGCTCGCCTTTTTGAGGCGCTATGGCGTGGAAACCAAGGGTGAGCGGGGTGGGCGGGTGTTCCCTGCCTCTGATGATGCCCGCGATGTGGTCAAAGCCTTCAGGCAGTACATGGCTGACTACGGTGTCCAGTTGCGCACCGATACCAGGGTGACTGGGATACAGGTTGACAGTGGCGGAGTTGTTGGTGTACAGACAGAGGAGGGGACGCTCCCGGCAACGGCAGTAGTTCTAGCGACTGGCGGTGCCTCCTACCCCGAAACTGGCTCCACCGGCGATGGCTATCGGCTAGCCGCCGCCCTCGGCCACACCATCACTAAATTGCGCCCGGCTTTGGTTCCCCTGGTCGTCCATGAAGTCCAGTGGGCTAAGAGCATGCAGGGCGTCAGTCTGCGCAATGTGCGCCTGACCGCCTATCAGTGCCCCGCTGAGGAGATCAATCCCTCTCTGACACTGACTAACGACCGGGGGCGCGGCACAAGCGGCAGACAATCACCCTGGCCCATCATCCAGAGCCGCATGGGGGAGATGATGATAACCCACTTCGGCATTGGTGGGCCAATAACACTGCTGATGAGCTTGGCGATAGTGGATGCCCTGGAGAAGGGCCCGGTCAGTGTATCCATCGACCTAAAACCAGCCCTTGACGAAAAGCAGCTGCGCCAGCGGCTTCAAGGGGACTTCGACCGCTACGGTAAGAGGAGCTATGGGCACATCCTTAGGGGACTGCTACCGCGCAAACTGGTAGAGCCCTTTGTCCACATGACCGCCATCCCGCCTGATAGGCCCGGCAATCAGATAAGCGCCGATGAACGGGAACGGCTGTTACTTCTGCTCAAGTCCCTCCGGTTCAATATCAAGGGCCCGCTGCCTATGGCCTCCGCCATGGTCACCGCAGGCGGTGTCTCCCTCAGGGAAATCAACCCCCGCACCATGGCCTCACGCCTGGTCGAGGGACTGTATTTTTGCGGGGAGGTGATGGACCTGGACGGCGACACCGGCGGCTACAACCTTCAGGCCGCCTTTTCCACGGGCTACGTCGCCGGCGAAGAGGCTGCCCTCAGAGCCGCAGGCTCGTGA
- a CDS encoding peptidylprolyl isomerase, giving the protein MSPTQSPTPPERTGAAATPRPTPSPTGEGKVLQWLSPPPVTIDPGRQYVATIRTNFGDIVVGLFPKDAPLAVNSFVFLARQGFYDGVKFHRVVKGFVIQSGDPTASGRGGPGYDFADEKVTRDYVAGILAMANAGPNTNGSQFFITLADLRARLPKNYTIFGQVTGGFDVALKIGNVPVTASPGGEVSSPTVDVHIETITIEER; this is encoded by the coding sequence ATGAGTCCAACGCAGAGCCCTACACCCCCTGAAAGAACCGGGGCGGCGGCAACCCCAAGGCCGACCCCTTCCCCCACGGGGGAAGGAAAGGTCCTTCAATGGCTCAGCCCGCCTCCGGTTACCATCGACCCGGGCCGGCAATACGTGGCGACCATCAGGACCAACTTCGGCGATATCGTAGTGGGGCTCTTTCCCAAAGATGCCCCCCTGGCGGTAAACAGCTTCGTTTTCCTGGCCCGCCAGGGCTTCTATGACGGGGTGAAGTTCCACCGGGTGGTGAAGGGTTTTGTCATCCAGAGCGGCGACCCAACGGCCAGCGGGAGGGGGGGACCGGGATACGACTTTGCCGATGAAAAAGTAACCCGGGACTATGTTGCGGGTATCCTGGCCATGGCCAATGCTGGCCCCAATACCAATGGAAGCCAGTTCTTCATCACCCTCGCCGACCTCCGGGCCAGGCTGCCCAAGAACTACACCATCTTTGGCCAGGTGACTGGCGGCTTTGACGTCGCGCTGAAGATAGGGAATGTGCCGGTCACGGCCAGTCCCGGTGGCGAGGTCTCCTCCCCCACGGTGGATGTTCATATAGAGACAATCACTATTGAGGAAAGATAG